The DNA sequence ACGTCGGACAGGTGGTGGACGACGGCGACGAAGGACAGGCCGAGCCGCCGGCCGAACTTCAGCAGGCGCTGGAAGAGCTGGGCGACGAAGGGGCTGTTGATGATGTGCCAGGCCTCCTCGACCAGGAAGATGCGCTTCTTCCGGTCGGGGCGGATCCAGGTGTGCTCCAGCCACACGCCGACGATCGCCATCAGGATCGGCATGGCGATGGAGTTGCGGTCGATGTGGGACAGGTCGAAGACGATGAGCGGCGCGTCCAGGTCGATGCCGACGGTCGTCGGCCCGTCGAACATGCCGCGCAGGTCACCGTCGACCAGGCGGTCCAGGACCAGGGCGACGTCCAGGCCCCAGGCCCGTACGTCGTCTATGGCGACGTTCATCGCCTCCGCCGACTCCGGTTCGGGGTGGCGCAGTTGGTCGACGATGTCGGAGAGGACCGGCTGGCGTTCGACGATGGTCTCGTTGACGTAGGCGTGCGCCACCTTGAGGGCGAAGCCGGAGCGCTCGTCCAGGCCGTGGCCCATCGCGACCTCGATGATGGTCCGCAGCAGTGCCAGCTGGCCCGTGGTGGTGATCGACGGGTCGAGCGGGTTGAGCCGGATGCCGTGGTCCAGGGCGGCCATCGGGTCCAGCCGGATGGGAGTTATCCCCAGCTCCTGCGCGATGAGGTTCCACTCGCCGACGCCGTCCTCGCCCTGTGCGTCCAGGACGACGACCTGCCGGTCGCGGAAGCGCAGCTGGCGCAGGACGTACGTCTTCTCCAGGGCCGACTTGCCGTTGCCGGACTCCCCGAGGACCAGCCAGTGCGGGGCGGGGAGCTGTTGGCCGTAGAGCTGGAAGGGGTCGTAGATGTAGCCCTTCCCGGAGTAGACCTCGCGGCCGATGATGACGCCGGAGTCGCCGAGGCCGGGCGCGGCGGTCGGCAGATAGACCGCCTGGGCCTGGCCGGTGGAGGTGCGCACCGGAAGCCGGGTCGTCTCGACCTTCCCGAACAGGAAGGACGTGAAGGCGTCGGTGACGACGGACAGCGGATCCCGCATCAGGAATCAGCCCCTACCTTCGAATGCCGGTGGCGAACGGGAGTGTGTTCACGAAGGCGCGGTGGTGCTCGCGGTCGCACCACTCCAGCTTCAGGTACGACTTTCCGGCCGACGCCCGTATGGTCCGCTTGTCGCGGGCCAGGGCCTCGGGGGTGCGGGAGGAGACGGTGATGTAGCCGACGAGGTTGACGCCCGCCGCGCCGCTGGCGAGGTCCTCGCCGCGCTGGTCGAGGCGGCTGTGGGCGGCGAGGTCGCGGGGGTCGACGGTGCGGTTCATCTTGGCGGCGCGGGACGCCTCCGCCTCGTCGTTGGTCTTCTCGGTGAGCATGCGCTCGATGGCGACCTCGGTGGGTTCGAGGTCCATCGTGACGGCGACCGTGCGGATCACGTCCGGGGTGTGGACCAGCAGCGGCGCCAGGAAGTTGACGCCGACGGGGGTCATCGGCCACTCCTTCACCCAGGCGGTGGCGTGGCACCAGGGGGCGCGGGTGGCGGACTCGCGGGTCTTGGCCTGGAGGTAGGTGGGCTCCATGGCGTCCAGCTCGGCCGGCCAGGCGTTGCGCTGGGTCATCGCCTGGATGTGGTCGATCGGGTGGTCCGGGTCGTACATGGAGTGGACCAGCGAGGACAGTCTGCTCTGGCCGAGCGGCTGCCGTACGCGGATGTCGGCCTCCTGGAGCCGGGAGCAGATGTCGGTCAGCTCACGGGCCATGACGACGGCGAGCCCGGCGTCGCGGTCGACCTTGCCGCCGCCCTGGCTGCGCATCGCGCGGGCCATGGTGTGGGCCTCGGCGGCCAGCTCGCGGGTGTAGTGCATGCAGGCGACCAGGTACGCGCGGTGCTGCTCGCTGCTGGTCGACACCATCGACTGCAACTGGTCGTACGACTGCTGGAGCCACGGCGGTGCCTTCTCGTCCCCGCGGATGCTGACGTCCTTGGCGTGGGCGTCGGGGTCGGCGGGCAGGGTGCGGGCCAGCATCTGGATGCGGGTGACGAAGCCGTCGCCGTTGGCGACGTGCTTGAGCAGGGTGCCGAAGCGGTCGACGAGGGCTTCCTGGTCCTCGGAGTCGCGCAGGCCGACGCCCGGGCCTTCGATCTCGATGGCCGCCGTGACGGTTTTGCGGTCCGCGTGCAGCAGGACGGCGATCTCGTCCGGCCCGAAGGGCGCGGCGAGCCAGGTGATCCGTCCGATGCCGGGCGGCGGTCCGACCTCCACCTCGCGCCCGTCGAGCCGGGTGCCGGCCTCGACGACGCCGGAGCGGTAGGTGGCACCGCTGCGCAGGGTGCGCTTGTAGCTGCGGTTGATCTCGAACCACTTGTAGAACGTGCGGTGCTTGTACGGCACGTACACCGCGGCCAGCGCCAGCATGGGCAGGCCGGCGAGGAGGACGATCCGCACGGACAGGACGGGGACGAGGAGTCCGCACATCATGCCGAGGAACGCGCCCACGACGATCAGCGCGATCTCACCGGTCTCGCGATTGCGGCCGACGATCGCGTTCGGCCGGGCGCGGCCGATCAGATACGTACGGCGGGGCGTGACCGGATGGGACACGTGGGACTCGGTCGTCAACGCCCTTCACCTCCCGTGCGGTTGTTGCTGCTGTTGCGGGTGCTGCTGGCGTGGGGCGTGTTCACCGGGCTGCCCGAGCGCGGTGCGGGTGCGGCGGAGGGGACGGTCCCGCCGCTGTTGGACGTGCGGGAGCTGTGCGCGGCGACTCCGCCGGAGGCCGGGTTGGAGGGGCGGGGGCCGGAGGACTGGCCGCCGCCGTTGTTGTCGGCGCGGGTGCTGTGGGTCTTGATGCCCTGGGCGACCAGGCTCGCCGGGGAGCTCATGACGGCGGCGGCCTTGCCCTCGGCGCCCTGCATGAGGCGGTTGTTGCGGGAGTGGGCGAGTTCGTCGCCGAAGCCGGGGACGAAGCGGTAGATCATCGCCGAGGCGAAGATGGCGAGCAGGATGATCGCCAGCCCGGAGACGACGGCGGAGAACGCGTCGGGGCCCTCTTCGGCGGACAGCGCGCCGGCGAGGCCGAGCACGATGACGATGACGGGCTTGACCAGGATCACGGCGATCATGATGCCCGCCCAGCGGCGGACGTGGCCCCACAGGTTCTTGTCGACGAGGCCGGCGTAGACGACGGTGCCGAGGAGGGCGCCGACGTAGAGCAGGGCGGCGCGGATGACCAGTTCCAGCCAGAGGACGC is a window from the Streptomyces capillispiralis genome containing:
- a CDS encoding ATP-binding protein codes for the protein MRDPLSVVTDAFTSFLFGKVETTRLPVRTSTGQAQAVYLPTAAPGLGDSGVIIGREVYSGKGYIYDPFQLYGQQLPAPHWLVLGESGNGKSALEKTYVLRQLRFRDRQVVVLDAQGEDGVGEWNLIAQELGITPIRLDPMAALDHGIRLNPLDPSITTTGQLALLRTIIEVAMGHGLDERSGFALKVAHAYVNETIVERQPVLSDIVDQLRHPEPESAEAMNVAIDDVRAWGLDVALVLDRLVDGDLRGMFDGPTTVGIDLDAPLIVFDLSHIDRNSIAMPILMAIVGVWLEHTWIRPDRKKRIFLVEEAWHIINSPFVAQLFQRLLKFGRRLGLSFVAVVHHLSDVVDGAAAKEAAAILKMASTRTIYAQKADEARATGRVLGLPRWAVEIIPTLTPGIAVWDVNGNVQVVKHLVTETERPLVFTDRAMTESSADLNDDALRAAEREAEERAAAFVEQHVGDSESTVA
- a CDS encoding SCO6880 family protein; protein product: MTTESHVSHPVTPRRTYLIGRARPNAIVGRNRETGEIALIVVGAFLGMMCGLLVPVLSVRIVLLAGLPMLALAAVYVPYKHRTFYKWFEINRSYKRTLRSGATYRSGVVEAGTRLDGREVEVGPPPGIGRITWLAAPFGPDEIAVLLHADRKTVTAAIEIEGPGVGLRDSEDQEALVDRFGTLLKHVANGDGFVTRIQMLARTLPADPDAHAKDVSIRGDEKAPPWLQQSYDQLQSMVSTSSEQHRAYLVACMHYTRELAAEAHTMARAMRSQGGGKVDRDAGLAVVMARELTDICSRLQEADIRVRQPLGQSRLSSLVHSMYDPDHPIDHIQAMTQRNAWPAELDAMEPTYLQAKTRESATRAPWCHATAWVKEWPMTPVGVNFLAPLLVHTPDVIRTVAVTMDLEPTEVAIERMLTEKTNDEAEASRAAKMNRTVDPRDLAAHSRLDQRGEDLASGAAGVNLVGYITVSSRTPEALARDKRTIRASAGKSYLKLEWCDREHHRAFVNTLPFATGIRR